Proteins encoded together in one Gemmatimonadota bacterium DH-78 window:
- a CDS encoding phosphopantetheine-binding protein — protein MALTRDALRTDIAEILDCDPEEIQDGVNLLDLGLDSLRIMQLTEKWSYSADVPVDFASLAEHPELAAWVRLVSDPTG, from the coding sequence ATGGCCCTCACCCGCGACGCGCTGCGCACCGACATCGCCGAGATCCTCGACTGTGATCCCGAGGAGATCCAGGACGGCGTGAACCTGCTCGACCTCGGACTCGACTCGCTGCGCATCATGCAGCTCACCGAGAAGTGGAGCTACAGCGCCGACGTGCCCGTCGACTTCGCCTCGCTCGCCGAGCACCCCGAGCTCGCGGCATGGGTGCGACTGGTGTCGGACCCCACCGGGTGA
- a CDS encoding amino acid adenylation domain-containing protein yields the protein MGATGVGPHRVIEARLTEAQEGLWLARRLDPDNPCQNTGKLLRFTGPLDADRIAETVDAVLAEADGLNVRVDPESSPARMTSEGLEPLRTRRVELRGESDPLRIARAAVHADMGTPRDPAGDPMVTSVLYTLGDDDHLWYLSIQHLVIDGYGTTLLLTRVLDLLAAAVADRPPRTRPFAPFAGVLAEDAEYRDSARRADDRAWWHDTLARLGEVESFERGEPLAAPFHHRARRSFPESLRLALDTLARSVGCSWPDALAAGIGVYVGRHIATPPVLGVPLMNRLGSATARVPCTTMNVVPVAVASTETDTPAEVVARVGEAMRGARAHGRFRTEVLRRDLGRVGAGRRLFGPLVNVLPFQRLPVIEGVETTFEVLGAGPVDDITFTVRGGRAAEGLALEVDANPRLHDLTGTETHADRLLDFLHRFAALDGPLAELQTLGEAEFTRWVHGVNDTAHPVPDTTLVELFRRRAEATPAHPALIGEHRLDYGRTLAEVVRFAGRLRAAGVGRGAVVAVHAERSVERVIAYLAVMWLGAAYLPIDPEHPVERSRRIVDSAAPVGVVTRDPDAAGALGVPSLGWPLPGRPTVDEPDAERPSARLDAGRARPEADDTRPDARPDARPDDPAYVLYTSGSTGAPKGVVIEHRAIVNRLEWMRETFDIGADDRILQKTPATFDVSVWELFLPFLAGATLVVAPPGVHRDPARLARIVRDESISALHFVPAMLGPFLDDPESEGLRIARVFTSGERLEAPLRDRFHRRIEGRLHNLYGPTEAAVDVTHWPAPADDRSDPVPIGRPVWNTRTYVLDAEGRPTPPGVTGELYLAGRQLAREYLGRPDLTAERFVPDPFHPGERMYRTGDRARWRRDGVLLFDGRLDRQVKVRGQRIELGEVEAGLMALDGVADAVVALPRDAGPGAGLVAWVTAEGRRALDPDSLRDDLARRLPEAMVPAAILVLDAFPLTASGKTDHRALPDPPAPTPSDGGAPRTDTERRVAELFARALGLAGTPGPADDFFRLGGHSLAAIEVLAGLREATGVTLGPGALFATPTVGALAGAIDAAARSAAGAGERAPPSEESIGLAPLLPLADGPEGTAPGSSAGTLYCIHPAGGIAWCYAALARELGGAVRMVGVQSPWLAPSAAAPPEPTALDDLARRYLDTVFAAHPGGPIHLLGWSVGGIIAHAMAHHMAQRGLRVGCLALLDAYPADYWHDQPDPDADAPLRALLLIAGEDPDRFGGAALDRAAVRGVLRERRHLLGSLSDEALDGVVRVVGLNNRLVRTHRHPRLEADVIHFRAALDHAGTDIDPRSWSPYVAAMESHPIPAIHPHMTGPAASARVAEVLAGRLAAGSSGVSSRGMGSRGMGSSGVSSTGAGR from the coding sequence ATGGGTGCGACTGGTGTCGGACCCCACCGGGTGATCGAGGCGCGCCTCACCGAGGCGCAGGAGGGTCTCTGGCTCGCCCGCCGCCTCGACCCCGACAACCCCTGCCAGAACACCGGCAAGCTGCTCCGCTTCACCGGCCCCCTCGACGCCGACCGGATCGCGGAGACGGTCGACGCCGTGCTCGCCGAGGCCGACGGGCTGAATGTGCGGGTCGATCCGGAGTCGAGCCCCGCCCGCATGACCTCGGAGGGGCTCGAGCCGCTGCGCACCCGACGAGTCGAACTGCGCGGCGAATCCGATCCTCTCCGCATCGCGCGCGCCGCCGTGCACGCCGACATGGGCACGCCTCGCGATCCCGCCGGCGACCCGATGGTCACCTCGGTGCTCTACACCCTGGGCGACGACGACCACCTCTGGTACCTGTCGATCCAGCACCTGGTGATCGACGGCTACGGCACCACGCTCCTGCTCACCCGGGTGCTCGACCTGCTCGCCGCAGCCGTGGCCGACCGTCCGCCGCGCACCCGCCCCTTCGCGCCGTTCGCGGGCGTTCTCGCCGAGGACGCCGAGTACCGCGACTCCGCGCGGCGCGCCGACGACCGCGCCTGGTGGCACGACACCCTCGCCCGCCTCGGCGAGGTGGAGAGCTTCGAGCGGGGCGAGCCGCTGGCCGCCCCCTTCCACCACCGTGCGCGGCGGAGCTTTCCGGAGTCGCTGCGCCTCGCCCTCGACACCCTCGCGCGGAGTGTGGGCTGCAGCTGGCCCGACGCCCTCGCCGCCGGCATCGGCGTGTACGTCGGGCGTCACATCGCCACCCCGCCGGTGCTGGGCGTGCCGCTCATGAACCGGCTCGGCTCGGCCACGGCGCGGGTGCCCTGTACCACGATGAACGTGGTGCCGGTGGCCGTCGCCTCGACCGAGACCGACACCCCGGCCGAGGTGGTGGCGCGGGTGGGCGAAGCCATGCGGGGGGCGCGGGCGCACGGGCGCTTCCGCACCGAGGTGCTGCGGCGCGATCTGGGCCGGGTGGGGGCGGGTCGCCGGCTCTTCGGCCCGCTCGTGAACGTGCTGCCCTTCCAGCGGCTGCCGGTGATCGAGGGGGTCGAGACCACCTTCGAGGTGCTGGGGGCGGGGCCGGTGGACGACATCACCTTCACGGTGCGCGGCGGGCGCGCCGCCGAGGGCCTGGCCCTCGAGGTCGACGCCAACCCGCGTCTGCACGACCTCACGGGCACGGAGACGCACGCCGACCGTCTGCTCGATTTCCTGCACCGCTTCGCCGCCCTCGACGGCCCGCTCGCCGAGCTCCAGACGCTGGGCGAGGCGGAGTTCACGCGCTGGGTGCATGGGGTGAACGACACCGCGCACCCGGTCCCCGACACCACGCTGGTCGAGCTCTTCCGCCGGCGGGCCGAGGCGACGCCGGCGCACCCCGCCCTGATCGGTGAGCACCGGCTCGACTACGGCCGCACCCTCGCCGAGGTGGTCAGATTCGCCGGGCGGCTCCGCGCCGCGGGCGTGGGGCGCGGAGCGGTGGTGGCGGTGCACGCCGAGCGTTCGGTGGAGCGGGTGATCGCCTACCTCGCGGTGATGTGGCTCGGCGCGGCCTACCTCCCGATCGACCCCGAACACCCGGTCGAGCGCAGCCGACGCATCGTCGACAGCGCGGCGCCGGTGGGGGTGGTCACCCGCGACCCGGACGCCGCGGGGGCGCTCGGCGTGCCGTCGCTGGGCTGGCCGTTGCCGGGCCGGCCCACGGTCGACGAGCCCGACGCGGAGCGCCCGAGCGCCCGGCTCGATGCCGGCAGAGCGCGACCCGAAGCCGACGACACCCGACCCGACGCCCGACCCGACGCCCGACCCGACGATCCGGCCTACGTGCTCTACACCTCCGGCTCCACCGGGGCCCCGAAGGGGGTGGTGATCGAGCACCGCGCGATCGTGAACCGGCTCGAGTGGATGCGCGAGACCTTCGACATCGGCGCCGACGACCGCATCCTGCAGAAGACGCCGGCCACCTTCGACGTGTCGGTGTGGGAGCTGTTCCTTCCCTTTCTCGCGGGGGCGACGCTGGTGGTGGCCCCGCCCGGAGTCCATCGCGACCCCGCACGCCTCGCCCGGATCGTGCGCGACGAGTCGATCTCGGCTCTGCACTTCGTGCCGGCCATGCTCGGTCCCTTTCTCGACGACCCGGAGAGCGAGGGGCTTCGGATCGCCCGTGTGTTCACCAGTGGCGAACGGCTCGAGGCCCCGCTGCGCGACCGCTTCCACCGGCGGATCGAGGGCCGGCTGCACAACCTGTACGGCCCCACCGAGGCCGCGGTCGACGTCACCCACTGGCCCGCCCCCGCCGACGACCGCTCCGACCCGGTGCCGATCGGGCGGCCGGTCTGGAACACCCGCACCTACGTGCTCGATGCGGAGGGGCGACCGACCCCGCCCGGGGTGACCGGCGAACTGTACCTGGCCGGGCGTCAACTCGCGCGTGAGTACCTCGGACGCCCCGACCTCACCGCCGAGCGGTTCGTGCCCGACCCCTTCCATCCGGGCGAGCGCATGTACCGCACGGGCGACCGCGCGCGCTGGCGTCGCGACGGGGTGCTGCTCTTCGACGGACGGCTCGATCGGCAGGTGAAGGTGCGGGGGCAGCGGATCGAGCTCGGCGAGGTGGAGGCGGGGCTGATGGCGCTCGACGGGGTGGCTGACGCCGTCGTGGCCCTGCCCCGCGACGCGGGTCCGGGCGCGGGCCTGGTGGCCTGGGTCACCGCCGAGGGCCGTCGCGCACTCGACCCCGACTCCCTCCGCGACGACCTGGCCCGACGGCTGCCCGAGGCGATGGTGCCCGCGGCGATCCTGGTGCTCGACGCATTCCCGCTCACCGCGAGCGGCAAGACCGATCACCGCGCCCTGCCCGACCCGCCGGCGCCGACCCCGAGCGACGGCGGTGCGCCGCGCACCGACACCGAGCGCCGGGTGGCCGAGCTCTTCGCGCGCGCCCTCGGACTGGCGGGCACACCGGGGCCCGCCGACGACTTCTTTCGGCTGGGCGGTCACTCGCTGGCCGCGATCGAGGTGCTCGCGGGGCTGCGCGAGGCGACCGGGGTGACCCTGGGTCCGGGCGCCCTGTTCGCCACCCCCACGGTCGGGGCGCTCGCGGGCGCCATCGACGCCGCGGCGCGCTCCGCGGCCGGCGCGGGCGAACGCGCTCCCCCCTCCGAGGAATCGATCGGGCTCGCGCCGCTGCTCCCCCTGGCCGACGGGCCGGAGGGCACGGCGCCCGGTTCGTCCGCCGGCACCCTCTACTGCATCCACCCCGCCGGCGGCATCGCCTGGTGCTACGCGGCGCTCGCCCGCGAGCTCGGCGGGGCGGTGCGGATGGTCGGGGTGCAGTCCCCCTGGCTCGCCCCTTCCGCGGCCGCCCCGCCCGAGCCCACCGCGCTCGACGACCTCGCGCGCCGCTACCTCGACACGGTGTTCGCGGCGCACCCGGGTGGGCCGATCCATCTGCTCGGATGGTCGGTGGGAGGCATCATCGCACACGCGATGGCGCATCACATGGCGCAGCGGGGACTCCGCGTCGGTTGCCTGGCGCTGCTCGACGCCTATCCTGCCGACTACTGGCACGACCAACCCGACCCCGACGCCGACGCGCCGCTGCGCGCGCTGCTCCTGATCGCCGGCGAAGACCCCGATCGCTTCGGAGGCGCGGCCCTCGACCGCGCTGCGGTGCGCGGGGTACTCCGCGAGCGACGCCACCTGCTCGGCAGTCTGTCCGACGAAGCTCTCGACGGGGTGGTGAGGGTCGTGGGCCTGAACAACCGTCTCGTGCGCACGCACCGACACCCTCGGCTGGAGGCCGACGTGATCCACTTCCGTGCGGCACTCGACCACGCCGGCACCGACATCGATCCCCGATCCTGGTCACCGTACGTGGCGGCCATGGAGTCGCATCCGATTCCGGCGATCCATCCGCACATGACGGGGCCC
- a CDS encoding isochorismate synthase: MSSVAEERGAAPRRTRAPLRSHFTFSSRSESIEVDDAPVVDVPDETVPLVGAIAFEADQPDALLAPEALRVALPTGRVTARAAADLRARIVAEPGAAEYERKVAAVVARIAEAIRSGDDLRKVVLARRLRVECEAPIDVDLLLARLRRDPEVTTFRIGHRSRAGEPTEWIGATPETLLDKRGDRVHSLPLAGSAPRSSEWSVDQAAAQGLLASAKDRTEHRLVVEHVLDTLAPWCSALNASSTPILTGTSTVWHLGTRIDGRLRDRDTPSLTLARALHPTPAVCGVPTAKARALIADTEGTPRGLYAGAVGWSDGTGDGCWMVTLRCAEVRGATAILHAGAGLVASSVPRSEREETSAKFRALLDAFGVDEA, encoded by the coding sequence ATGTCGTCCGTCGCGGAAGAGCGGGGCGCAGCCCCACGGCGCACCCGGGCCCCGCTCCGGTCTCACTTCACCTTCTCGTCTCGCTCGGAGTCGATCGAGGTCGACGACGCGCCCGTGGTCGACGTTCCCGACGAAACGGTGCCGCTGGTGGGGGCGATCGCCTTCGAGGCCGACCAGCCCGACGCCCTCCTCGCACCCGAGGCACTCCGGGTGGCGCTCCCGACCGGCCGCGTCACGGCGCGCGCCGCAGCCGACCTGCGCGCGCGGATCGTGGCCGAGCCCGGCGCCGCGGAATACGAGAGGAAGGTGGCCGCGGTCGTCGCTCGCATCGCCGAGGCGATCCGCTCCGGCGACGATCTGCGCAAGGTCGTGCTCGCCCGACGACTCCGGGTGGAGTGCGAAGCCCCGATCGACGTCGACCTGCTCCTCGCCCGCCTGCGACGCGACCCCGAGGTCACCACCTTCCGGATCGGCCATCGCTCCCGCGCCGGCGAGCCCACCGAGTGGATCGGCGCCACTCCCGAAACCCTGCTCGACAAGCGCGGAGACCGGGTGCACTCCCTGCCGCTCGCCGGCTCGGCGCCGCGTTCCTCCGAATGGTCGGTCGACCAGGCGGCCGCCCAGGGGCTGCTCGCCTCGGCGAAGGACCGCACCGAGCACCGCCTGGTGGTCGAACACGTGCTCGATACCCTGGCGCCCTGGTGCAGCGCGCTGAACGCCTCGAGCACCCCGATCCTGACCGGCACGAGCACGGTGTGGCATCTCGGCACCCGCATCGACGGGCGGCTCCGCGACCGCGACACGCCCTCGCTCACGCTCGCGCGCGCGCTGCACCCCACCCCCGCCGTGTGCGGAGTCCCCACGGCGAAGGCCCGCGCCCTGATCGCCGACACCGAGGGTACGCCCCGCGGGCTGTACGCGGGGGCGGTGGGATGGAGCGACGGGACCGGCGACGGCTGCTGGATGGTCACCCTGCGCTGCGCCGAGGTTCGAGGCGCCACCGCCATCCTCCATGCCGGGGCCGGTCTGGTGGCGTCGTCGGTGCCCCGCTCCGAACGCGAGGAGACGTCGGCCAAGTTCCGCGCGCTGCTCGACGCCTTCGGGGTGGACGAGGCATGA
- a CDS encoding isochorismatase family protein, translated as MNDAAFDPAALPSASPYALPTEATPARVTWTLDASRAALLIHDMQAYFLRVFPGRSGPVPELVANIRRLRDRCDERGIPVFYTAQRPHAHAPDRGLQADFWGPGMSDRDEDRAIVTELAPRPGHEVLRKWRYSAFQRAPLQEMLATRGRDQLIVTGVYANIGCLLTAADAFMRDIQPFMPVDAVADFTLDRHLAATRWVGDHLGRTPTVEQALEEL; from the coding sequence ATGAATGACGCCGCCTTCGACCCCGCCGCCCTGCCGAGCGCCTCGCCCTACGCGCTGCCGACCGAAGCGACCCCGGCGCGGGTGACGTGGACCCTCGACGCGTCGCGCGCGGCGCTGCTGATCCACGACATGCAGGCCTACTTCCTGCGCGTGTTTCCCGGGCGCTCCGGGCCGGTGCCCGAACTCGTGGCCAACATCCGGCGGCTGCGCGATCGGTGCGACGAGCGGGGCATCCCGGTCTTCTACACGGCCCAGCGGCCCCACGCTCACGCGCCGGACCGGGGACTCCAGGCCGACTTCTGGGGCCCGGGCATGAGCGACCGGGACGAGGACCGCGCCATCGTCACCGAACTCGCGCCCCGCCCCGGACACGAGGTGCTTCGAAAGTGGCGGTACAGCGCCTTTCAACGCGCCCCGTTGCAGGAGATGCTCGCCACCCGCGGGCGCGACCAGTTGATCGTGACCGGCGTCTACGCCAACATCGGCTGTCTCCTGACCGCCGCCGACGCCTTCATGCGCGACATCCAGCCGTTCATGCCGGTCGACGCCGTGGCCGATTTCACCCTCGACCGCCACCTCGCCGCCACCCGCTGGGTCGGCGATCACCTGGGGCGCACCCCCACGGTCGAGCAGGCACTCGAAGAGCTCTGA
- a CDS encoding AMP-binding protein, which translates to MRRTGAPRQIWPDEFARRYLDAGHWTDETLPGFFRARAEAHPDRIAVATAEGRHSYAEIDARSDAVAAGLRAAGLEPGDRIVLQLPNIAEFFTAMFGAMRAGLIPVYALPAHRRSEIVHFVQGSDARAFITCDRAVGYDHRVLAREVRAEVGDLPVFVVGEAEEFGSFAALEAGEPERFDDPDPASVAFLQLSGGSTGLSKLIPRTHRDYVYTLRESARICELSADSVYLGTLPIAHNFPMSSPGTLGTFYAGGTVSLALSPSPDAAFAAIERDRVTITGVVPPIAILWSRAAPTTRFDLSSLEVLQVGGARFAPEAARQVEPALGVTLQQVYGMAEGLVNYTRLDDPEEVRVNTQGRPISADDELRIVDLHGEPVADGEAGELLTRGPYTIRRYHADADTNARAFTAEGFYRTGDLVSRTPEGNLVVRGRVSDVINRGGEKIPVEEVENHLIGHAQVVDAVLVPIPDPLLGERSCAVVIADDPAPAARELRAWIRERGVAGFKVPDQFVFVDAFPSTGVGKIDRRDLRAALKRTLHDPESSDE; encoded by the coding sequence ATGAGGCGCACCGGGGCTCCGCGGCAGATCTGGCCCGACGAATTCGCCCGGCGCTACCTCGATGCCGGTCACTGGACCGACGAGACGCTGCCCGGCTTCTTCCGCGCCCGCGCCGAAGCACACCCCGATCGCATCGCGGTGGCCACCGCCGAGGGGCGCCACAGCTACGCCGAGATCGACGCGCGCTCCGACGCCGTCGCCGCCGGACTCCGCGCCGCCGGGCTCGAGCCGGGCGACCGGATCGTGCTCCAGCTGCCCAACATCGCGGAGTTCTTCACCGCCATGTTCGGGGCCATGCGCGCGGGGCTGATCCCGGTGTACGCCCTGCCCGCGCACCGCCGCAGCGAGATCGTGCACTTCGTGCAGGGCTCCGACGCCCGCGCCTTCATCACCTGCGACCGCGCGGTGGGCTACGACCACCGGGTGCTCGCGCGCGAAGTGCGGGCCGAGGTGGGCGACCTGCCGGTCTTCGTGGTGGGTGAGGCCGAGGAGTTCGGCTCGTTCGCGGCCCTCGAGGCCGGCGAGCCCGAGCGATTCGACGACCCCGACCCGGCGTCGGTGGCCTTCCTGCAGCTGAGCGGGGGAAGCACGGGGTTGTCGAAGCTGATCCCGCGCACCCACCGCGACTACGTGTACACCCTGCGCGAGAGTGCCCGCATCTGCGAGCTCTCGGCCGACAGCGTGTACCTGGGCACCCTGCCCATCGCCCACAACTTCCCGATGAGCTCGCCCGGCACCCTCGGCACCTTCTACGCCGGGGGCACGGTGTCGCTGGCCCTCTCGCCGAGCCCCGACGCCGCCTTCGCCGCCATCGAGCGCGACCGGGTCACGATCACCGGCGTGGTGCCGCCCATCGCGATCCTCTGGTCGCGGGCGGCCCCCACCACCCGCTTCGACCTCTCCTCGCTCGAGGTGCTGCAGGTGGGCGGAGCCCGCTTCGCGCCCGAGGCGGCCCGGCAGGTCGAACCGGCCCTCGGCGTGACGCTCCAGCAGGTGTACGGCATGGCCGAAGGGCTGGTGAACTACACCCGCCTCGACGACCCCGAAGAGGTGCGGGTGAACACCCAGGGCCGGCCGATCAGCGCCGACGACGAGCTGCGCATCGTCGACCTGCACGGCGAGCCGGTGGCCGACGGCGAGGCCGGTGAGCTGCTCACCCGGGGCCCCTACACCATCCGCCGGTATCACGCCGACGCCGACACGAACGCCCGCGCCTTCACGGCCGAGGGCTTCTATCGCACCGGCGACCTCGTGTCGCGCACCCCCGAGGGCAATCTCGTGGTGCGCGGCCGGGTATCGGACGTGATCAACCGCGGCGGGGAGAAGATTCCGGTGGAAGAGGTGGAGAACCACCTGATCGGCCACGCGCAGGTGGTCGACGCCGTGCTGGTGCCGATTCCCGACCCGCTCCTGGGTGAGCGCAGCTGCGCGGTGGTGATCGCCGACGACCCGGCTCCCGCCGCTCGCGAGTTGCGTGCCTGGATCCGCGAGCGGGGCGTGGCCGGGTTCAAGGTGCCCGACCAGTTCGTCTTCGTCGACGCCTTCCCCTCGACCGGCGTGGGCAAGATCGACCGGCGCGACCTCCGCGCGGCCCTGAAGCGGACGCTTCACGACCCGGAGTCCTCCGATGAATGA